The following proteins come from a genomic window of Streptomyces sp. GS7:
- a CDS encoding sensor histidine kinase: MGIRGRIALAISCMTALAVVVLGFAVHHIAGNERERSARAYQDERLSSALQIYERDGTLALGAQLDDAALPPPLRAAVFHNRSGTYLSGGEDPRVWAATGVGGDGARPARSLSVSAAYPSDDPAQVALDRALLIAGCGTVVLMAGVSWFVAQRLSRRLRLSAAAARRIAAGEPPDADALASNGRDEVAELGRSVHHMATSLAARVEAEREFTADVAHELRTPVAGLVAAAELLPQQRAVELVRDRAQAMRRLVEDLLEVSRLDAGVERADLDACELPSLVRGIVTRAARQRGVDDLSVSVTVEGEPRIVETDRRRVERVLVNLLANAAKHGKPPIEVVVAGSRIVVRDHGPGYPAELCAEGPRRFRTAAPERGTGHGLGLTIAAGQAEVLGARLEFGAAAEGGAEAVLELPDRAVVVAPEPAAP; encoded by the coding sequence ATGGGCATTCGAGGCCGGATCGCCCTGGCCATTTCGTGTATGACGGCGCTGGCCGTTGTGGTGCTCGGGTTCGCCGTGCACCACATTGCCGGCAACGAGCGGGAGCGGTCGGCCCGGGCGTATCAGGACGAGCGGCTGAGTTCGGCGCTGCAGATCTATGAGCGGGACGGCACGCTGGCGCTGGGCGCGCAGCTGGACGATGCGGCGTTGCCGCCGCCGCTGCGGGCGGCGGTGTTCCACAACCGTTCGGGGACGTATCTGAGCGGTGGGGAGGATCCCCGGGTGTGGGCGGCGACCGGGGTCGGCGGGGACGGGGCCCGGCCGGCGCGGTCGCTGTCGGTGTCGGCGGCGTATCCGTCGGACGATCCGGCGCAGGTGGCGCTGGACCGGGCGCTGCTGATCGCCGGGTGCGGCACGGTGGTGCTGATGGCGGGGGTGTCGTGGTTCGTGGCGCAGCGGCTGTCGCGGCGGCTGCGGCTGAGTGCGGCGGCGGCGCGGCGGATCGCGGCCGGTGAGCCGCCGGACGCGGACGCGCTGGCCAGCAACGGCCGGGACGAGGTGGCCGAGCTGGGCCGCAGTGTGCACCACATGGCGACGTCGCTGGCGGCGCGGGTGGAGGCGGAGCGGGAGTTCACCGCGGATGTGGCGCATGAGCTGCGGACGCCGGTGGCCGGGCTGGTGGCGGCGGCGGAGCTGCTGCCGCAGCAGCGTGCGGTGGAGTTGGTGCGGGACCGGGCGCAGGCGATGCGGCGGCTGGTGGAGGACCTGCTGGAGGTGTCGCGGCTGGACGCGGGGGTGGAGCGGGCCGATCTGGATGCCTGCGAGCTGCCGTCGCTGGTGCGCGGGATCGTGACGCGGGCGGCGCGGCAGCGCGGGGTGGACGATCTGTCGGTGTCGGTGACGGTCGAGGGGGAGCCGCGGATCGTGGAGACGGACCGGCGCCGGGTGGAGCGGGTGCTGGTGAATCTGCTGGCGAACGCGGCCAAGCACGGCAAGCCGCCGATCGAGGTGGTGGTGGCGGGCTCGCGGATCGTGGTGCGCGACCACGGTCCGGGGTATCCGGCGGAGCTGTGCGCGGAGGGGCCGCGGCGGTTCCGTACGGCGGCGCCGGAGCGCGGTACGGGGCACGGCCTGGGGCTGACGATCGCGGCCGGTCAGGCGGAAGTGCTGGGCGCGCGGCTGGAGTTCGGGGCGGCCGCGGAGGGCGGCGCCGAGGCGGTGCTGGAGCTGCCGGACCGTGCGGTGGTGGTGGCACCGGAGCCGGCGGCGCCGTAG
- the bcp gene encoding thioredoxin-dependent thiol peroxidase, with protein MSERLQPGDNAPAFTLPDADGKQVSLADHKGRKVIVYFYPAALTPGCTKQACDFTDNLDFLAGHGYDVIGISPDKPEKLATFREKEDLKVTLLGDPEKEVLTAYGAFGEKKLYGKTVTGVIRSTVILDEDGKVERALYNVKATGHVAKIIKDLGL; from the coding sequence ATGAGCGAGCGGCTCCAGCCCGGCGACAACGCGCCCGCCTTCACCCTGCCCGACGCGGACGGCAAGCAGGTCTCGCTCGCCGACCACAAGGGCCGCAAGGTCATCGTCTACTTCTACCCGGCCGCGCTCACCCCCGGCTGCACCAAGCAGGCGTGCGACTTCACCGACAACCTCGACTTCCTCGCCGGCCACGGCTACGACGTCATCGGCATCTCGCCCGACAAGCCGGAGAAGCTCGCCACGTTCCGCGAGAAGGAAGACCTCAAGGTCACCCTGCTCGGCGACCCCGAGAAGGAGGTCCTGACCGCCTACGGCGCCTTCGGCGAGAAGAAGCTCTACGGCAAGACCGTCACCGGCGTGATCCGCTCCACCGTCATCCTCGACGAGGACGGCAAGGTCGAGCGCGCGCTGTACAACGTCAAGGCCACCGGGCACGTCGCCAAGATCATCAAGGATCTGGGACTGTAA
- a CDS encoding DUF3618 domain-containing protein, giving the protein MSEARTPAQIEADIVRRRQALAVTLDEIGVRLHPKTIVGDAKAKAAQAVDRTAGRAYVAAHRALSDMRGQLVSEDGAPRLERIIPVAVIGVAVVGLLALGSRKRRD; this is encoded by the coding sequence GTGTCGGAAGCCAGGACCCCTGCGCAGATCGAGGCGGACATCGTCCGCAGGCGGCAGGCTCTCGCCGTGACGCTCGACGAGATCGGTGTGCGGCTGCACCCGAAGACGATCGTGGGCGATGCGAAGGCGAAGGCGGCACAGGCCGTGGACCGTACGGCGGGGCGGGCCTATGTGGCCGCCCACCGCGCGCTGTCGGACATGCGGGGCCAGCTGGTGTCGGAGGACGGCGCACCGCGGCTGGAGCGGATCATTCCGGTGGCCGTGATCGGGGTGGCCGTGGTGGGTCTGCTGGCGCTGGGCTCCAGGAAGCGGCGCGACTAG
- a CDS encoding GroES family chaperonin, producing MLHDRVLVRTDIPEGERRSTGGIVIPATAAVGRRLAWAEVVAVGQNVRTVEVGDRVLYDPEDRAEVEVRGVAYVLMRERDLHAVAAERLEGADDATGLYL from the coding sequence ATGCTGCACGACCGCGTGCTGGTCCGGACGGACATCCCCGAGGGCGAGCGCCGCTCGACCGGGGGCATCGTCATTCCCGCGACCGCGGCGGTCGGCCGCCGCCTGGCCTGGGCCGAGGTGGTCGCGGTCGGGCAGAACGTACGGACCGTCGAGGTGGGCGACCGGGTGCTGTACGACCCGGAGGACCGGGCCGAGGTCGAGGTGCGCGGGGTGGCGTACGTGCTGATGCGCGAGCGCGACCTGCACGCGGTGGCCGCGGAGCGGCTGGAGGGCGCGGACGACGCGACCGGGCTGTACCTGTAG
- a CDS encoding DMT family transporter, whose product MAWILLAVAGLLEVGWSIGMKFTDGFTRLWPSVFTGAGIVASMLLLSYAARTLPIGTAYGVWVGIGAAGAAVVGMLVLGEPATAARIFFICLLLVAVVGLKATSGH is encoded by the coding sequence ATGGCATGGATCCTGCTTGCCGTCGCCGGTCTGCTGGAGGTCGGCTGGTCGATCGGGATGAAGTTCACCGACGGTTTCACCCGGCTGTGGCCCAGTGTGTTCACCGGCGCGGGCATCGTCGCCAGCATGCTGCTGCTCTCCTACGCGGCCCGGACGCTGCCGATCGGCACGGCGTACGGCGTGTGGGTGGGCATCGGGGCGGCCGGCGCGGCGGTCGTCGGGATGCTGGTGCTCGGCGAGCCGGCGACCGCGGCGCGGATCTTCTTCATCTGCCTGCTGCTGGTGGCGGTGGTCGGGTTGAAGGCGACGTCGGGGCACTGA